aagttaagggatcaaaataaatcgaattttaattaacggaccaaagcgatactacctaaatagttaagggaccaaaaatgcaatttagctaaaataaaaagaaacaagaacaaaaagagaaaggaaacataaaccaaaaccttctcaaacgataaaaaccaacaaaaaattgGGGGAcaaaaacttgacccaaaagaaacaagaaaataaaagcaaaacaaacaaagtggaaaagaaaaagaacatgAAAAGTAACTCAAATAAAGCCCATGAGTCAATCAAGTAACCTACCCCTAGAGCGAGTATTATGAACTCGAAAACCCTTCTCCTTATTCTTCTTTGTTGCATTTGGTCCTCGCATTTCAGGTATGAACTcacacaaaccaagaaaaaccctaatttctaagacatatttcaggtatgtaacatgtctcgcaaattaggttagtgtgctgaataaagtagattccttgtacccacatgttttattccttgtttatttcatggttgagcataggtgttTGGATTAAAATtgtcatttctgtgcgtttctggagttggaaatagggagataggactaaaactgcaaaaaaatatagtttaaggacgattttgttcaatttaaaaaagataggaccatattcgtgagttggtcaaaatggtaggaccaaaagtgtaattaagcatttttttttttatttttcatgattaTTTTTAAGCATTCACGTGTAGTCAATTTCAACAATTAACCTTGGTTTTTTCTTGATCCTCATGTGTTATAGCAATTTCATTGTATTCGGAGTAGccattaaaaaacaatagaactatCTCCCTACTAATCTATATAGTCCATGCAAATTCTCCATCCAGTCACAATTCTTGTTGGAATTAGTTCCTCATTGTCATTTGTTATGATCGTGACTCCTCATTTCTTGGATACACATTGCACATGGCTAATCCACACATTATTCGAGATAGGATAAATGATGTCAATATCAAGCCATTTTATGATTTACTTTTTCACTACTTccttcatgacatgattcagtATTCTCTAGCTTTCAATGGTGTTCTTGGCATTCTCCTCAAGTGAAATTTTGTGCATGCAAACTATGGGGATAATACCCTTGATATCTGAAATTTGCCAACCCATGACCTTTTTGTGTTTCTTCAAAACATATAATAGCAACTCCTCCCTGAGTATCGTCAAGCAAAGATGATAAAATAACAGGAAGTGTTTCATTCTCACCCAAGTAAGCATACTTTAAGGTGGGAGGAAGTTGTTTCAGCTCTAAAAGTGGCGGTGCTTCAATTGATGGTGGGTTGTTCTTGATGCTATCACTTTTCAACTATAATGATTCATACTTTTCTTCAACCAAAGATTTGGTTGTTCTTGTTTTGGCTCACTCACAACAATTGATCCATTTCCTCAAAGTGTTTCAGCTCATGTAAATCATCTTGGTCTTTCAGAAAGGGTGGGAAATGATCCATTTTCTTAAAGAgctgaagcacggatacggacacggacaccggacaaTGACACGCCGACatagctaataatttgaaaaaataacataattcaatgtaattacaagtgtcggtgtcggacgcGCCTAATTCGAGgagtatccgtgcttcatagtttaAACTTAATGTGTAGTTTAAATAAATGAAGAGTGAATTGGTATACAAACCAAgagaataatatataataattgaaTCCCATATAACCATAGACTATAATGATTAAATGAACATCTAAGttgaagttttaaaaaaaatagtaatgatATCATTTGCATCCCAAAACAAGGTCTGAAATTTTCCAAAAACACAACTATCCAAATCATAACTTGTGATAGTTTACTTCTTGGCAACTGTACTCTTCACCAAAAGCTTCACTActagaggaggaggaggataCTTGTCAAGTCATCATTCAAGATCTTTATTTTCTTCGCACGATTCTAACTTTGCAAACCTATATAAAATAACACCAGtattattcctaaaaaaaaaatgtgatagtTAACATGAATGGGACTTACTCTAATGGTCTCTCAGCTGAGAGGCATTATCAAAGGAAACTTTGTGAAAGCTCTGCTCACCGGGGCATTAATCTATTTGGCAATGGAATCAGGAATGAACAATGtgatattttaaattgattatatcATCATTGTAAACATGATTTACAACAAGGTTGTCAAAGAGATTTCTCATATATTCTTCATCAACATGGGTAGAAGACTGAAGTGAGTCATATCATATCCGTAGAGAAGCAAATAGTTGTGCTAATGCATTACAGTCTAATATTGCTTATTGAAATTGATAATAACATGGGTGGTTAGTGTCCTTATTGTTGTCATGTAGTCTTTCTATTGCATCCGtttattaacaacaaaaaagaattaaaaaaaaaaaaaaaaacacaaatgggTTATTGGCTGCTTGGTAGAATTTAATGAATAAAGAATTTTCAACAGGAGAGAGCCAGGAGGAATGCTGCAGGAATTAAACTTGTGAGATTAAAAATCACGACTCGGCACAAtcagaaaaattattttttgtaaaacttTTCAGAGATTCTTTCTTCATAGGAAGAGCGTTATTTGCACTTTATTGAAGTAAATTACAGTTACACTTTCATCCCTTAAAATCACGGAAATTAAGATAGTtgttgatatttgtattaaagttgtttgtaaacACTATTGTAACTATTCTTGTAAAAGACATTGGCTTCCCTTCTATTACTCAATCCTTCCCTCTATTATTAATAATAGAAGGGGTATCATTTAAAGAGAATTAATAAAAGTGTAGAATTAACGAGGCGTTTGTAGTTTAAGAATAAGTGATAATAACAAGAGGTTAGTTAAAATTTCCCtaaaaacaatttcaatttttttgttacaagtaTCTTCTATGAATGGCAAGTTGTTtgagtatatttttttgttttgtttttgcctTCTCGCATAAATACAATGAGGATCAACAGTGTTCTCTACTTCCCCCCTCCATGACTCAAATCCACGACCTATTAGGTGTATGTGAAATGTCTTGCCAACTAAGTTGCGCTTCGTGGTGAAGTTGTTTGAATACTTCACAGGCGAGCCAATGCAATGTCTAACTCGGTAGATCCTATGTTGAATATACCATCTACCTGACCGACCTTTTATGTACGTACACAGATAACACAAACACATTGGTCATCAACAGCCCTATTCATAATCATGACCCACACAAATTATTGGTCATACTTACTCCTGAAAATGATCCATGGTGTAGAAAATTGATACACTGAACATACTACATCTTAATACATACATAAAGAGATGTTGGATTGGGGGCGAAATGTTCAACAGTAATCTAGtttattgaaatcaacacaaggTTTATTACATAAATTTCTAATCTAGTTTGacagaaaataattaaatacagCAATGCCAAGTAACTAGTTTGATAGACTTTATTCCACGATAACCTCAATTTTATAACGAGTAGATTAGAGTCATAAGACAAAAGAAGAGCATGATAAAGCTCCACCCTTACCATGACCAGGTCTCTTATAAAGTTCACAATCCATGGATCTATGGCTCTGTGCACTACAGGcaacaataaattttatattactcAGCTCTGGATTGGCCAGCACGGGAGGAGAGGATGATGCCAACAATAAGACCATACAATGCCAACGCCTCAGCAAAGATGAGAATGAGAATCATTCCAACGAAAAGTTTCGGCTGTTGGGCATTTGCTCTGCAAAAATAGttcattttcaacattttaaattcaATGCATTAAAATAACAGATTTAGTCTTTCAGAGTTAAACAATTTCTCTGTGAACAAATTGTTACACTGTCAAAAGCAGCAGCAGTAGTGATACTAGTCTaacattaaaatgattttgGAGTTTGTAATTGAATCAACAACAGACTAACAAAGATTTATACTCCCCCGTGCTGCAAAAGAGGTTAATGAGGTCAAATAGCTGTTTCTTCGTTATATACTTGCAAACAAGCATAGTCAATACTTATGCTATTTTCTACCTATAAAATAAGGTCTTTTATCTAATACAAAGTAACTAGAACTAGGTATGAATATCCACCAATGCACTATATGAAGTACCTAGCACAACCATATCGACTTATTATGTCATGATACTAATAAGAACAACCCTCCCTTAAAAGCTAGCGCTATCAAAGGGGAAGAACTAAGCCACTTAAATACTCCACCGAACATCCCATACTACGATGCTTTATTTGGCCTTTCTAGTCAACCCTCCATAGGCAGCCCTTTCCAagacaccaacaacaactttGAGATACCAATTGATAAATATCTAACAACTTGGAGAACCCTCCCTTATAAGCTAGCTATCAAGGGGGAAGAACCAAGCCACTTAAATACTCCACTGAGCATCCCATACTATTCAATGCAGGACTTGAACACCCATAATACCGAAGTACCTATAACATACTACTGAAATTGGTATACTTCATCATGTTCAGTTCTCACATTTACGTTTTAGAAAATTTactaaatgacaagaaaatactaaataaaattgtgaagAGTGGCCATGTGTTATGTGAGAAAAGATCATTCATCATTCAAATTACAAAAACCGAAAAACATAGAGAACACTGAAAATATTAAAACCCAATTAGAATTAAAGTCAAATAAGTATTTAGTTATTAATCAATGAAATAGACCTTATAAATTTATAGGTGCTTGTATAGAAGTAACATGAGAGAGTTTAAGAGAAAGTATACTATAAGTATAAACTAATTTGAACAAATGTTGGaagttattatttaaaaaacttatAGACCAAGCTTGGATAAACTTTTTAACATCTACTTATAGgaaactaaatttaaaatagtcaaaaaaatgtttacaaaatATGCATCTTATCTTATTCAATCACATACCAGTAAAATCGCTCACTTTAGAGTGTAAACCAAGTAATATCAATCATATATAAGAAGATCGACGATAGATATTATATGTAGATAACTACTTATTCCTACATAACACCAACTCTTGATTTTGCATGAAAAAAATCAACTCATGATTTTCTGACTTTAATAACTACTCAATCTAGATGAGTCAATTCCTTGTTATTCGTATATATCTAACATCGACACTTCAGATTGAAAACGTGTCTATATGTACGACACTGATACACATGGTTAATTCTTATTTCTTAAATTATGATTAGTGTATATGTGTCAGTTTCGTGTCTCGTGTCAGTGTCAAtaactataatatatatcaaatcaaataagaaCACAAAAAATAGGGCCAACCTAAATCAATATACACAACAAATCAGTTATGAAATCAAATagaatattaacaaaaaaaaaggtatatggAGAGAATGAAATACCTAACACCAGCATCACCAACAACACCAATAGCCATACCAGCAGACAAGCCAGCAAGACCACAAGCAAGACCAGAAGAAAGATGAGCATATCCATCAAAAAGATAATAAGATTTAGCCTTAGGGTTAATCCCAGTACTAATAATCACAGCAATAATCAAACCATAAATACCCAAAACACCAGCCATAACAACAGGAACGATTGATTTCATAACAAGTTCAGGTCTCATCACACCCATTGATGCTACTCCAACACCACTCTTCGCTGTTCCATATGCCGCTCCCATACCTGAATTGGGgaaaattgaatcaaaattgaatttgaatgattaagagttaattgaaatgattaagaATTAATTGAGGCTTACAGGAGAAGATTAAGGCAGCGGCGGCGCCGAGGAAGCCGAAGAAAGGAGCAGTTTCATCGCCGCTGAAACCAGccatttttgttttagttttctgtGAAAATGAGATGAATCGAGAAATGAACAAGGTGATGATAGATTTTGAAGATAGATAGagatctattattattgttattttctttttcacttgttttttttttttatttgattaattttggATTGGATCAAAAGGAAGTTTCTTGAGTGGATCCCACTAAGTTTGCGATCACTCACACCACACCACATGTAATAATAACAGGCAAGTATTCACAAAATACATGCAATAATAATAAGCTTAAATATCATAATCTATAtaatcctctcaaaaaaatcataatctat
Above is a genomic segment from Medicago truncatula cultivar Jemalong A17 chromosome 5, MtrunA17r5.0-ANR, whole genome shotgun sequence containing:
- the LOC11420538 gene encoding V-type proton ATPase 16 kDa proteolipid subunit, whose protein sequence is MAGFSGDETAPFFGFLGAAAALIFSCMGAAYGTAKSGVGVASMGVMRPELVMKSIVPVVMAGVLGIYGLIIAVIISTGINPKAKSYYLFDGYAHLSSGLACGLAGLSAGMAIGVVGDAGVRANAQQPKLFVGMILILIFAEALALYGLIVGIILSSRAGQSRAE